In Chryseobacterium shigense, the following proteins share a genomic window:
- a CDS encoding patatin-like phospholipase family protein yields MKEELKVEQFTGAVAHLITHLKTLYKNKPLKVSDVIDDIDWSDPQKKKLLEKYNIGEEPRQYVDLIQEGGGVHGIALAGYTYVLEKMGISFLNSAGTSAGAINTMMLNCVYSQRDAIMMGEKEEFINQYYETRSEKILEYLSKKDLTELVDGHPSWRFIILKIFSKRDRKPILDKIKFRARITVYSFVVFLITMIVAAIGVGILSGKIAVWQIWVHRLLIVSVMGFIISICMVIKNFMVLRLLYFNSEKMGINPGDNFKEWIKTLMEENRINSVADLKNKMLKENDLYKCWYSEHESSFNASLSSAGGKSEGNEQLLNITEDVNSLKLSMTTEPVELVEESHKSQSETTIDWKKLKESLIDNDIKNAIEKYLKEHKNTKDQSFVDGLLNQIISVIKYFNQVSWHDLKVINDQLIEKNFIPINANEKIVERIIGELFKNTYAIVGTKSYKFPQQLVVVAADITNQIKVEFPGMHEFYWGSDESISPAEYVRASMSIPFFFKPYKVTMSNTQMVKINNTWKVKLGAYKNFIQGNNEILFVDGGALSNFPINVFYSNTHFIPTRPTFGIKLEYDNDDLYKLIDNETKLALSMISTMRYFYDRDFLIKNSNFKKTVRSVDTGDISWLNFNPSRNEKIELFYRGALAAAIFLSGENLTSEEKNKLMQKACKDFGIIDFRTEDFIYPDVFFNWESYKRERGKAEIYKNLSPKMKERSSFTY; encoded by the coding sequence ATGAAAGAAGAACTGAAAGTTGAGCAGTTTACAGGTGCAGTTGCTCATCTCATCACTCACCTTAAAACACTCTATAAAAATAAGCCTTTAAAAGTTTCCGATGTAATAGATGATATTGACTGGAGCGACCCGCAAAAAAAGAAGTTGCTTGAGAAATATAATATAGGCGAAGAACCGCGCCAGTATGTAGACCTTATACAGGAAGGCGGCGGAGTACACGGAATTGCACTGGCCGGATATACCTATGTGCTTGAGAAAATGGGGATCTCTTTTCTAAACAGCGCAGGAACAAGTGCCGGAGCCATCAATACCATGATGCTCAACTGTGTTTATTCACAACGGGACGCCATTATGATGGGCGAAAAAGAAGAATTCATCAACCAGTATTATGAAACAAGATCTGAAAAAATTCTTGAATATCTTTCGAAAAAGGATCTTACGGAACTTGTGGACGGGCATCCGTCATGGAGATTTATTATTTTAAAAATATTTTCCAAGCGGGACCGGAAACCCATTTTAGATAAAATAAAATTCAGAGCCAGAATTACAGTATACTCTTTTGTTGTGTTCTTAATTACAATGATTGTAGCTGCCATAGGAGTTGGGATACTTTCAGGCAAAATCGCGGTGTGGCAGATCTGGGTTCACCGTTTACTGATTGTTTCGGTGATGGGGTTTATAATCTCTATATGTATGGTTATTAAAAACTTTATGGTTTTGCGGCTGCTTTATTTTAACAGTGAAAAAATGGGGATCAATCCGGGGGACAATTTTAAAGAATGGATAAAAACCCTCATGGAAGAAAACAGGATAAACAGCGTAGCCGATCTTAAAAATAAAATGCTGAAAGAAAACGACCTTTACAAGTGCTGGTATTCGGAACATGAATCCTCTTTTAATGCTTCATTGTCTTCGGCAGGAGGAAAAAGTGAAGGCAACGAACAGCTTTTGAACATTACAGAAGATGTAAACAGTTTAAAGCTCAGTATGACCACCGAACCTGTAGAGTTAGTTGAGGAAAGCCACAAATCACAATCTGAAACTACAATCGATTGGAAAAAATTAAAGGAATCTCTAATTGACAATGACATCAAAAATGCAATAGAGAAATATTTAAAGGAACATAAAAACACTAAAGACCAGAGTTTTGTGGATGGCCTTTTGAACCAGATTATTTCCGTTATCAAATATTTTAATCAGGTGAGCTGGCATGATCTGAAAGTAATCAATGATCAGCTTATTGAAAAGAATTTTATTCCTATTAATGCCAACGAAAAAATAGTAGAAAGAATTATAGGGGAACTATTTAAAAACACCTATGCTATAGTGGGTACCAAAAGCTATAAATTCCCCCAGCAGCTTGTGGTGGTTGCGGCAGATATTACCAACCAGATTAAAGTAGAATTTCCCGGAATGCACGAGTTTTACTGGGGAAGTGATGAATCCATCTCTCCGGCTGAATATGTTCGGGCATCTATGTCTATTCCTTTCTTTTTTAAGCCCTATAAAGTCACCATGTCCAATACACAGATGGTAAAGATCAATAACACATGGAAGGTAAAGCTGGGAGCTTACAAAAATTTTATCCAGGGCAATAATGAGATTCTGTTTGTGGATGGAGGAGCATTATCCAACTTCCCTATCAATGTATTTTACAGCAATACTCACTTTATACCTACCCGCCCTACTTTCGGAATTAAACTGGAATATGATAATGATGATCTGTATAAACTGATTGATAATGAAACCAAGCTGGCCCTTTCTATGATCTCTACAATGAGGTATTTTTATGACCGTGATTTCCTGATTAAAAACAGCAATTTCAAAAAAACGGTACGGAGCGTAGATACAGGAGATATCAGCTGGCTTAATTTTAATCCTTCCAGGAATGAAAAGATAGAATTATTTTACAGAGGGGCATTAGCTGCAGCTATTTTCCTTTCCGGCGAAAATCTGACTTCTGAAGAAAAAAACAAGTTGATGCAAAAAGCTTGTAAAGACTTTGGAATTATAGACTTCAGAACAGAAGATTTCATTTATCCTGATGTTTTCTTCAATTGGGAAAGTTACAAAAGAGAAAGAGGAAAAGCAGAGATCTATAAAAACCTGAGTCCTAAAATGAAAGAAAGATCAAGTTTCACCTATTAA
- a CDS encoding NUDIX hydrolase: protein MKTSAGILLFKRVKNNLYYFLVHPGGPFWKNKDAGTWSVPKGEIQPDEDPLERALTEFKEETGKTIHGEFIALVPVKQKGGKTVHAWALESDLEISGLYSNTLQIEWPPGSSKMIEIPEVDQWEWFESVEAQKRINPAQIAFIAELERILSEQDSIS from the coding sequence ATGAAAACAAGTGCGGGCATTTTGCTGTTTAAAAGAGTAAAAAATAATCTGTATTATTTCCTGGTTCATCCGGGCGGACCTTTCTGGAAGAATAAAGATGCAGGCACATGGTCTGTTCCAAAAGGGGAGATACAGCCTGATGAAGATCCGCTGGAGCGTGCCTTAACTGAATTTAAAGAAGAAACGGGGAAAACGATACACGGTGAATTCATTGCTCTTGTGCCCGTTAAGCAGAAAGGAGGTAAAACTGTTCATGCGTGGGCTCTGGAAAGTGATCTTGAAATATCCGGACTTTACAGCAATACACTGCAGATAGAATGGCCCCCAGGATCTTCTAAAATGATAGAAATTCCCGAGGTAGATCAGTGGGAGTGGTTTGAATCGGTGGAGGCTCAAAAAAGAATCAACCCGGCACAGATTGCATTTATAGCAGAATTAGAGAGGATATTGAGTGAACAGGATTCTATTTCTTAA
- a CDS encoding SDR family oxidoreductase, with amino-acid sequence MKNYFNNKVVWITGASSGIGEALVHELAAKSNAKIILSSRNKDQLNTVAQKAGLDANRFMILPLDLENYKQMPDIVTQVIEKFGKIDILINNAGLSQRSLAMETDIEVDKRLIEVDFIGTVALTKSVLPYMVRNGGGHIAVVSSMMGIFGAPMRSSYAAAKHALHGFFDSLRAELYTKNIIVTIICPGFVQTNISINAVTGSGSLQGTMDDATMKGMPADIFAGKMLSAIRKKKNQASIGGQEVMGTYLKRFFPDLLAKIVRKAKVV; translated from the coding sequence ATGAAAAATTATTTTAATAATAAAGTGGTTTGGATCACGGGAGCTTCATCAGGAATCGGGGAAGCTTTGGTTCATGAACTGGCAGCAAAAAGCAATGCGAAAATTATTCTTTCGTCAAGAAATAAAGATCAGTTAAATACCGTTGCCCAAAAGGCCGGACTTGATGCAAATCGTTTTATGATACTGCCTTTAGATCTGGAAAATTATAAACAGATGCCGGATATCGTAACACAAGTCATAGAGAAATTTGGAAAAATTGATATTTTAATCAATAATGCCGGACTTTCCCAGCGCTCTCTGGCTATGGAAACAGATATAGAGGTTGATAAACGTTTAATAGAAGTTGATTTTATAGGAACCGTAGCCCTCACCAAATCTGTTCTTCCCTATATGGTCAGAAACGGTGGCGGACATATTGCTGTTGTTTCCAGCATGATGGGGATTTTCGGAGCTCCGATGAGAAGCAGTTATGCAGCCGCCAAACATGCACTCCACGGTTTTTTTGATTCTCTGCGTGCTGAATTGTATACAAAAAATATTATAGTAACCATTATTTGCCCCGGATTTGTACAGACCAATATTTCCATTAATGCAGTAACCGGCAGCGGTTCTCTACAGGGAACTATGGATGATGCCACCATGAAGGGAATGCCGGCTGATATTTTTGCTGGAAAAATGCTTTCCGCAATCCGGAAAAAGAAAAATCAGGCTTCCATAGGCGGACAGGAAGTTATGGGAACTTATCTTAAGAGGTTCTTTCCCGATCTTCTGGCTAAAATTGTCCGTAAGGCAAAAGTGGTATAG
- a CDS encoding lmo0937 family membrane protein, with the protein MRNLLWLVAVICIVVWLLGMLDVVPGISTGYLVHILLVIAIIVILYNIISGKKPL; encoded by the coding sequence ATGAGAAATTTATTATGGTTAGTAGCTGTCATTTGTATCGTTGTTTGGCTTCTTGGAATGTTAGATGTCGTGCCGGGAATCAGTACCGGATATTTGGTACATATTCTTCTGGTAATTGCCATTATTGTAATACTTTATAACATTATTTCAGGTAAAAAGCCTCTCTGA
- a CDS encoding Fur family transcriptional regulator, which translates to MKQIRNTQAKTEILNVINHSDIALSQSDIQKKLGDLCNRVTIYRVLERLENEGLIHKIVNIDGVVNFARCSGKCSTEKHFHNHIHFNCKECHSVTCIENVVPDISLPPDFIAQEYNFIVSGICPKCSKMQ; encoded by the coding sequence ATGAAACAAATCAGAAATACCCAGGCCAAAACTGAAATTTTAAATGTCATTAATCATTCTGACATCGCTCTTTCACAATCAGATATACAGAAAAAGCTGGGCGACCTGTGCAACAGAGTGACTATTTACAGGGTACTGGAAAGGCTTGAAAATGAAGGACTCATTCATAAAATTGTAAATATAGACGGAGTGGTGAATTTTGCCAGATGCAGCGGAAAATGCAGTACAGAAAAACACTTCCACAACCATATTCATTTTAACTGTAAAGAATGCCATTCGGTAACATGTATTGAAAATGTGGTTCCTGATATCAGCCTGCCACCGGATTTTATAGCACAGGAATATAATTTTATAGTGAGCGGGATATGCCCGAAATGCTCTAAAATGCAGTAA
- a CDS encoding MerC domain-containing protein, whose translation MKSKILDAVGISAAVLCLIHCIVFPLLLIIPLGISHNPYIDLAFLIIGTVVVYRVTKSITRHWLRVLLWASIFLIAVSVFADLIFEIHIPLLYAGAAGLITGHIINFKNHQH comes from the coding sequence ATGAAATCAAAAATTCTTGATGCAGTAGGAATTTCTGCAGCAGTTCTGTGTCTTATCCATTGTATAGTTTTTCCTCTGTTACTGATTATTCCTTTGGGAATATCCCATAATCCTTATATTGATCTTGCTTTCCTGATCATTGGTACTGTAGTGGTTTACAGGGTTACAAAGAGTATAACCCGCCATTGGCTCAGGGTCCTGCTCTGGGCTTCCATTTTTCTTATTGCGGTTTCTGTTTTTGCAGATTTGATCTTTGAAATTCATATTCCTTTATTATATGCAGGAGCAGCAGGATTAATCACGGGCCATATCATCAACTTTAAAAATCATCAACATTAA